The region GGGACGGGGGCCTTGGGCATCCTGGCCCTCTCCACCCGGGCCACGCCGGAGGCGAGGAGCCGCACCACGCCCTCCCCGCCCGAGAGGGAGCGCGCCCGCTCGCCGGTGGTGACCAGGGCGCCCGCGGCCCCGTCGGCCGGGTGGGTCTGGCTCCCGTAGGTTATGACGCCGCCCTCGCTCAGGGGCCTGAGGCGCCGCAGCGCCTCCTCGCTCGTGGGGTGGACGCCGTGGTCCTCCTCGAGCAGGAGCGGCTCCCCGCGGGGGCGCGGCACCTCCACCGGCACCATGTAGCGCCTCTGGAACGCGCGGCCGTCCGCCAGGGCGTCCCGGTACTGCTCGTAGCGCAGCAGGGTCACCTCGTCGAGCTCCTCGCGGGTTATCCCCTCCTCGGCGGCCACGGCCTCGGCGGTGGCGACCATGGACTCGCCGGCCCAGGGGTCGCGGGCGAAGGCGTCGAGGACCCAGTGCTCTATCTCCGGCGCCCCGCCCATCCCGGAGGGGTTGGGGTAGAGGAGGGTGGGGCCGTTGGAGGTGCGGTCGGCGGCGACCACGAGGGTGGGGTCGGGGGCCGCGGAGGCGGCGGCCGCGGCGAGGCAGGCCACCGAGGTGGCGCACGCCTGCGAGACCATCGGGCCGGTCACCCCCGGGGCCCCGAGCCGG is a window of Rubrobacter xylanophilus DSM 9941 DNA encoding:
- a CDS encoding thiolase family protein, with protein sequence MRFRDACIPVGFLWSSPFARWQGPLAEVGSLELAVRVSGRALKERGFDPGEIGSLVFGWTVPQKGIFYGAPTLAARLGAPGVTGPMVSQACATSVACLAAAAASAAPDPTLVVAADRTSNGPTLLYPNPSGMGGAPEIEHWVLDAFARDPWAGESMVATAEAVAAEEGITREELDEVTLLRYEQYRDALADGRAFQRRYMVPVEVPRPRGEPLLLEEDHGVHPTSEEALRRLRPLSEGGVITYGSQTHPADGAAGALVTTGERARSLSGGEGVVRLLASGVARVERARMPKAPVPAALAALEAAGLGLGEVDAVKTHNPFAVNDVYLSRKLGLPQDKINRYGSSLVFGHPQGPTGMRLIAELVEELRLRGGGTGLFTGCAAGDTGAALVLRVED